In the genome of Globicephala melas chromosome 3, mGloMel1.2, whole genome shotgun sequence, one region contains:
- the LOC115844211 gene encoding protocadherin beta-4, with protein MLETERKSSRKRQVTKSTPHRSSFASRAGLPTSLGSDILNDFKIKGNFVKILPSKKSEFNTSGLFVVAEGIGCKYSGANMETLERIQQNRQVMTFILIVFLSQAHPAPIRYSVLEETESVSFIAHLTKDLGLGIGELAARSAQVVCDDDKQRLLLDRQTGDLLLREKLDREDICGPVEPCVLHFQVFLETPVQFFEGELLIQDINDHSPVFPNREMLLKIPENSQPGTVFPLKLAQDLDVGSNGLQKYTISPNSHFHVVTRNHSEGNKYPDLVQDKALDREEQPEFSLTLMALDGGSPPRSGTSMLRILIMDVNDNAPEFVHTPYEVQVLENIPLDSPILTVLARDVDAGNFGTVSYSLFQASEEIKQTFSINEVTGEIRLTKKLDFEQIKSYHVEIEATDGGGLSGKGTVAIEVVDVNDNAPEFTIPSLTCSIPENAPETVVSIFRIRDRDSGDNGRMVCSIPGNLPFILKPTLKNFYTLVTESPLDRESRAEYNITITVTDMGTPRLKTQHNITVLVSDVNDNAPAFTQTSYTLSVRENNSPGLHIGSVRATDRDAGANAQVTYSLLPPLDAHVPLASLVSINPDNGHLFALRSLDYEALRAFEFRVGAADRGSPALSSQALVRVLVADDNDNAPFVLYPLQNASAPCTELVPRAAEAGYLVTKVVAVDDDSGQNAWLSYQLLKATEPGLFGVWAHNGEVRTARLLSERDAAKHRLVVLVKDKGEPPLSASVTLHVLLVDGFSQPYLPAPEAEAADAAPAAPLTVYLVVALASVSSLFLFSVLVFVAVRLCRRGGAASVGRCSVPEGPFPGHLVDVSGTGTLSQSYQYEVCLTGDHETGEFKFLKPVFPKLLVQNREREIKRKPQLQE; from the coding sequence ACGAAATCAACACCACACAGAAGCAGCTTTGCCAGCCGTGCTGGGTTACCAACGAGTTTGGGTAGCGATATACTAAACGACTTTAAGATTAAAGGCAATTTTGTGAAGATTCTACCAAGCAAGAAGTCAGAATTTAATACCTCGGGTCTTTTTGTGGTTGCTGAAGGGATTGGATGTAAGTACTCTGGCGCCAACATGGAGACGCTAGAGAGAATTCAACAAAACAGGCAAGTGATGACATTTATTTTGATAGTATTCTTATCTCAGGCTCACCCTGCGCCTATTCGTTATTCTGTGCTGGAAGAAACAGAGAGCGTCTCCTTTATAGCCCATTTGACCAAGGACCTGGGCCTGGGAATTGGGGAGCTGGCCGCCCGGTCGGCCCAGGTGGTGTGTGACGATGACAAGCAGCGCTTGCTGCTAGATCGCCAGACTGGAGATTTGCTTTTGAGGGAGAAACTAGACCGGGAAGATATATGTGGCCCCGTTGAACCCTGTGTGCTGCATTTTCAAGTGTTCCTGGAAACTCCGGTGCAATTTTTTGAAGGGGAACTATTAATCCAGGACATAAATGACCACTCCCCAGTATTCCCGAATAGGGAAATGCTCCTGAAAATACCGGAAAACAGCCAGCCAGGGACTGTTTTTCCGTTGAAATTAGCTCAGGATTTGGATGTGGGCAGCAATGGTCTTCAAAAATACACTATCAGCCCTAATTCTCATTTTCACGTTGTCACTCGAAATCATAGTGAGGGCAATAAATATCCAGATTTGGTGCAGGACAAAGCACTGGATCGAGAGGAGCAACCTGAGTTCAGCTTAACCCTCATGGCGCTGGATGGCGGGTCTCCACCTAGGTCTGGCACCAGCATGTTACGAATCCTGATCATGGATGTCAATGACAATGCTCCTGAGTTTGTGCACACTCCATATGAGGTGCAGGTTCTGGAAAACATCCCCCTAGACTCCCCAATACTTACTGTTTTAGCTAGGGATGTAGATGCTGGAAACTTTGGGACTGTTTCCTACAGTTTGTTCCAAGCATCAGAGGAAATTAAACAAACTTTCTCAATAAATGAAGTCACAGGAGAAATCCGACTGACAAAGAAATTGGATTTTGAACAAATTAAATCTTACCACGTGGAAATTGAGGCTACAGATGGAGGAGGCCTTTCCGGAAAAGGCACTGTAGCCATAGAGGTGGTAGATGTGAATGACAACGCCCCTGAATTTACCATACCTTCACTCACCTGCTCCATCCCAGAAAATGCTCCTGAGACTGTAGTCTCCATCTTCCGAATTCGAGATAGAGACTCCGGAGACAATGGAAGGATGGTTTGCTCTATTCCAGGTAATCTGCCATTCATTCTAAAACCGACTTTAAAGAATTTCTACACCCTGGTAACAGAGAGCCCTCTGGACAGAGAGAGCAGAGCCGAGTAcaacatcaccatcaccgtcacaGATATGGGGACACCGAGACTGAAAACCCAGCACAACATAACCGTGCTGGTGTCCGACGTCAACGACAACGCCCCCGCCTTCACCCAGACCTCCTACACCCTGTCCGTCCGCGAGAACAACAGTCCCGGCCTGCACATCGGCAGCGTCCGCGCCACAGACAGAGACGCGGGCGCCAACGCCCAGGTCACCTACTCGCTGCTGCCGCCCCTCGACGCGCACGtgcccctggcctccctggtGTCCATCAACCCGGACAACGGCCACCTGTTCGCCCTGAGGTCCCTGGACTACGAGGCCCTGCGGGCGTTCGAGTTCCGCGTGGGCGCCGCCGACCGCGGCTCGCCCGCGCTCAGCAGCCAGGCGCTGGTGCGCGTGCTCGTGGCGGACGACAACGACAACGCGCCCTTCGTGCTGTACCCGCTGCAGAACGCCTCGGCGCCCTGCACCGAGCTGGTGCCCAGGGCAGCCGAGGCGGGCTACCTGGTGACCAAGGTGGTGGCGGTGGACGACGACTCGGGCCAGAACGCCTGGCTGTCGTACCAGCTGCTCAAGGCCACGGAGCCCGGCCTCTTCGGCGTGTGGGCGCACAACGGCGAGGTGCGCACGGCCCGGCTGCTGAGCGAGCGCGACGCGGCCAAGCACAGGCTGGTGGTGCTGGTCAAGGACAAAGGCGAGCCGCCGCTCTCGGCCAGCGTCACGCTGCACGTGCTGCTGGTGGACGGCTTCTCGCAGCCCTACCTGCCGGCCCCTGAAGCGGAAGCGGCGGACGCGGCCCCGGCCGCTCCGCTCACCGTCTACCTGGTGGTCGCCTTGGCGTCGGTGTCGTCGCTCTTCCTCTTCTCGGTGCTGGTGTTCGTCGCGGTGCGGCTGtgcaggaggggcggggcggcCTCGGTGGGTCGCTGCTCGGTGCCCGAGGGCCCCTTTCCGGGCCACCTGGTGGACGTCAGCGGCACGGGGACCCTGTCCCAGAGCTACCAGTACGAGGTGTGTCTGACGGGAGACCATGAAACTGGTGAGTTCAAATTCCTGAAGCCAGTATTTCCCAAACTCTTGGttcagaacagagagagagaaattaaaagaaagcccCAACTGCAGGAATAA
- the PCDHB5 gene encoding protocadherin beta-5 — protein sequence METAPAKTLQKRQVIFLAILLLLWEAGSEAVRYSMPEETESGSFVATLAKDLGLRVGELATRGARIHYKGNKQLLQLDVTTGNLLLYEKLDREVLCGATDPCILHFQLLLENPVQFFQADLQLTDINDHSPEFLEREMLLKIPENVQTGTVFPLKIAQDSDIGSNTIQNYTISPNSHFHVVTHNRGDGRKYPELVLDKPLDREEGPELILTLTALDSGAPPRSGTTAVRIEVVDINDNAPEFLQSVYEVQIPENSPLNSLVVAVSARDLDAGTNGNVAYALFQGDEATQPFVIDEITGEIRLKRALDFEATRYYNVEIAATDGGGLSGKCTVVIEVVDVNDNVPELTMSTLTSSTPENSPETVVAVFSVSDPDSGDNGRMVCSIQNDLPFLLKPTFKNFYTLVTERPLDRESRAEYNVTITVTDMGTPRLKTQHNITVLVSDVNDNAPAFTQTSYTLSVRENNSPALHIGSVRATDRDAGANAQVTYSLLPPLDAHVPLASLVSINPDNGHLFALRSLDYEALRAFEFRVGAADRGSPALSSQALVRVLVVDDNDNAPFVLYPLQNASAPCTELVPRAAEAGYLVTKVVAVDGDSGQNAWLSYQLLKATEPGLFGVWAHNGEVRTARLLNERDAAKHRLLVLVKDNGEPPLSASVTLHVLLVDGFSQPYLPAPEAEAADAAPAAPLTVYLVVALASVSSLFVFSVLVFVAVRLCWRGRAASVGRCSVPEGHFPGHLVDVSGTGTLSQSYQYEVCLTGGSGLNEFKFLKPILPNLPTQGAGEEIEENANFRNSSGFS from the coding sequence ATGGAGACTGCACCAGCAAAAACGCTACAGAAAAGGCAAGTTATCTTTCTTGCTATATTATTGCTTTTGTGGGAGGCTGGCTCTGAAGCAGTTAGGTATTCCATGCCAGAAGAAACTGAAAGTGGGTCTTTTGTGGCCACCCTGGCAAAAGACCTGGGGCTCAGGGTGGGGGAACTGGCCACTCGGGGCGCGCGAATCCATTACAAAGGAAATAAACAGCTCTTGCAGCTGGATGTAACGACCGGGAATTTGCTTCTATATGAAAAACTAGACCGGGAGGTGCTGTGTGGGGCGACAGATCCCTGCATACTGCATTTCCAACTATTACTGGAAAACCCGGTGCAGTTTTTTCAAGCTGATCTGCAGCTCACAGATATAAATGACCATTCCCCAGAGTTCCTCGAGAGGGAAATGCTCCTAAAAATCCCAGAAAACGTCCAGACAGGGACTGTGTTTCCTTTGAAAATAGCTCAGGACTCTGACATAGGTAGCAACACTATTCAGAATTACACAATCAGCCCCAACTCCCATTTTCATGTTGTCACTCATAATCGCGGAGACGGCAGAAAATACCCAGAGCTGGTGCTGGACAAACCGCTGGATCGGGAGGAAGGGCCTGAGCTCATTTTAACCCTCACGGCGCTGGATAGTGGGGCTCCGCCCAGGTCCGGGACCACTGCAGTCCGCATTGAAGTCGTGGACATCAATGACAACGCCCCTGAGTTTTTACAGTCGGTCTATGAGGTACAGATTCCGGAGAACAGCCCCCTAAACTCCTTAGTTGTCGCTGTCTCCGCCCGAGATTTAGATGCAGGAACGAATGGGAATGTAGCCTACGCTCTATTCCAAGGTGATGAAGCTACTCAACCATTTGTAATAGACGAAATAACAGGAGAAATTCGTCTGAAAAGGGCATTGGATTTCGAGGCAACTCGATATTATAACGTGGAGATTGCAGCCACAGATGGCGGGGGCCTTTCAGGAAAATGCACTGTAGTTATAGAGGTGGTGGATGTGAACGACAACGTCCCCGAACTGACCATGTCGACGCTCACCAGCTCTACCCCAGAAAACTCCCCAGAGACTGTGGTGGCCGTTTTCAGTGTTTCTGATCCAGATTCCGGGGACAACGGTAGGATGGTTTGCTCCATCCAGAATGATCTCCCCTTTCTTTTGAAACCCACATTCAAAAACTTTTACACTCTAGTGACAGAGAGGCCACTGGACAGAGAGAGCAGAGCGGAATACAACGTCACCATCACCGTCACAGATATGGGGACACCGAGACTGAAAACCCAGCACAACATAACCGTGCTGGTGTCCGACGTCAACGACAACGCCCCCGCCTTCACCCAGACCTCCTACACCCTGTCCGTCCGCGAGAACAACAGCCCCGCCCTGCACATCGGCAGCGTCCGCGCCACAGACAGAGACGCGGGCGCCAACGCCCAGGTCACTTACTCGCTGCTGCCGCCCCTCGACGCGCACGtgcccctggcctccctggtGTCCATCAACCCGGACAACGGCCACCTGTTCGCCCTGAGGTCCCTGGACTACGAGGCCCTGCGGGCGTTCGAGTTCCGCGTGGGCGCCGCCGACCGCGGCTCGCCCGCGCTCAGCAGCCAGGCGCTCGTGCGCGTGCTCGTGGTGGACGACAACGACAACGCGCCCTTCGTGCTGTACCCGCTGCAGAACGCCTCGGCGCCCTGCACCGAGCTGGTGCCCAGGGCGGCCGAGGCGGGCTACCTGGTGACCAAGGTGGTGGCGGTGGACGGCGACTCGGGCCAGAACGCCTGGCTGTCATACCAGCTGCTCAAGGCCACGGAGCCCGGCCTCTTCGGCGTGTGGGCGCACAACGGCGAGGTGCGCACGGCCCGGCTGCTGAACGAGCGCGACGCGGCCAAGCACAGGCTGCTGGTGCTGGTCAAGGACAACGGCGAGCCGCCGCTCTCGGCCAGCGTCACGCTGCACGTGCTGCTGGTGGACGGCTTCTCGCAGCCCTACCTGCCGGCCCCTGAAGCGGAAGCGGCGGACGCGGCCCCGGCCGCCCCGCTCACCGTCTACTTAGTGGTCGCCTTGGCGTCGGTGTCGTCGCTCTTCGTCTTCTCGGTGCTGGTGTTCGTCGCGGTGCGGCTGTGTTGGAGGGGCAGGGCGGCCTCGGTGGGTCGCTGCTCGGTGCCCGAGGGCCACTTTCCGGGCCACCTGGTGGACGTCAGCGGCACGGGGACCCTGTCCCAGAGCTACCAGTACGAGGTGTGTCTGACGGGAGGCTCCGGGTTAAATGAGTTCAAATTCTTGAAGCCGATTCTCCCCAACCTCCCGACCCAGGGCGCTGGTGAAGAAATAGAGGAAAACGCCAACTTCAGGAATAGCTCTGGATTCAGTTAG